One region of Maylandia zebra isolate NMK-2024a linkage group LG10, Mzebra_GT3a, whole genome shotgun sequence genomic DNA includes:
- the LOC101464975 gene encoding claudin-4, whose amino-acid sequence MINMVAGCGQLVGLFLGVIGFLGSIITCGLPQWRVTAFIGANIVTSQVIWEGLWMSCVTQSTGQMQCKVYDSMLELAQELQAARALTVIAIIAGVFGILLAVVGGKCTNFVEDEVQKSRVAVAAGIVFIIAGLLVLIPVCWTANTVIRDFYNPTLIAAQKRELGASLYIGWGTAGVLILGGGLLCSSCPPNNATDYDVRYSKARSIDSHKEYV is encoded by the exons AT GATCAACATGGTTGCTGGTTGTGGACAGCTTGTTGGTTTATTTTTGGGAGTCATCGGCTTTCTTGGGTCGATCATCACCTGTGGACTCCCACAATGGCGAGTCACCGCTTTCATTGGTGCCAACATCGTCACTTCTCAGGTCATCTGGGAGGGTCTGTGGATGAGCTGTGTGACCCAGAGTACAGGCCAGATGCAGTGCAAGGTCTATGATTCTATGCTAGAATTAGCTCAAGAGCTGCAGGCTGCCAGAGCACTCACTGTCATCGCCATCATCGCTGGAGTTTTTGGGATTCTGCTTGCGGTGGTTGGAGGCAAGTGCACAAATTTTGTCGAAGACGAAGTGCAAAAGAGCAGAGTGGCAGTAGCTGCTGGAATTGTCTTCATCATTGCCGGCCTCTTGGTGCTTATTCCAGTCTGCTGGACCGCTAACACCGTCATTCGTGATTTCTACAACCCTACCCTGATTGCTGCACAGAAGAGAGAGCTGGGAGCATCTCTGTACATCGGCTGGGGAACTGCAGGGGTTCTGATCCTGGGAGGGGGCCTGCTCTGTAGCTCTTGTCCCCCCAACAATGCCACGGATTATGACGTTAGGTACTCCAAGGCTCGCTCTATTGATAGTCATAAGGAATATGTTTAG